In Bradyrhizobium erythrophlei, a single genomic region encodes these proteins:
- a CDS encoding 4-hydroxyphenylacetate 3-hydroxylase family protein, with protein MTVTASKEVEVNAATPLRTGASFLDDLRTGERTVFVDGEKVKDPTKHRAFASGARTFARLFDYAAAPENRERMTYTSPDTGGPVWRCFQIPRSHADLRAKRLAAEGWAEQTFGLMGRTPDHVANFFAGYAAKPEFFARGGAGYADNVVNFYKYIRDNHKYVVYAIVPPQIDRSKPGHQQSDPTLYAGVVKETDAGIIVSGGQQLATGAVYADYVQVSCIHPLRPGDENYAISVAIPLNAPGVKLYSRRAFAMQATSAEDYPLTSRFDETDCFVVLDNVLVPWERVFIYRNTELCFQQWWQTPSHSYGNHQAQARYATKLRFLLGLAKRMNEATGNDAAPPVQVEMGELAAYASIVENMLLSHETVAPIDADGILWPSKPALYAVMALQSQINPHMIDIVRELTGAGMITLPSSVRDFENPESAKDIERYFVSGKMGARERVRLMRLAWDFIGTEFGNRHQQYEKFYGGASYLVKTNMYRAYDFARAGGLVDAALNLPPVAS; from the coding sequence ATGACCGTGACGGCATCCAAGGAAGTGGAAGTCAACGCTGCGACGCCGCTGCGCACCGGCGCATCGTTTCTCGACGACCTGCGCACCGGCGAGCGAACCGTATTCGTCGATGGCGAAAAGGTGAAGGACCCGACCAAGCATCGCGCGTTTGCCAGCGGCGCGCGGACCTTTGCCAGACTGTTCGACTATGCGGCCGCGCCCGAGAACCGGGAGCGGATGACCTACACGTCGCCGGACACCGGCGGTCCGGTGTGGCGTTGCTTCCAGATTCCGCGCAGCCATGCCGACCTGCGCGCCAAGCGTCTCGCTGCCGAGGGATGGGCCGAGCAGACCTTCGGGCTGATGGGCCGAACGCCGGACCATGTGGCGAACTTCTTCGCCGGCTATGCGGCCAAGCCCGAGTTCTTCGCGCGCGGCGGCGCCGGTTATGCCGACAACGTCGTCAATTTCTACAAGTACATTCGCGACAACCACAAATACGTCGTCTACGCGATCGTTCCGCCGCAGATCGACCGCAGCAAGCCCGGCCATCAGCAGAGCGATCCGACGCTTTACGCCGGCGTCGTCAAGGAAACCGACGCCGGAATCATCGTCAGCGGCGGCCAGCAGCTCGCGACCGGCGCGGTCTATGCCGACTATGTCCAGGTCAGTTGCATTCACCCCTTAAGGCCGGGCGACGAGAATTATGCGATCAGCGTCGCCATTCCGCTGAATGCGCCGGGCGTCAAGCTGTACTCGCGGCGTGCGTTTGCCATGCAGGCAACGAGCGCGGAGGATTATCCGCTGACCAGCCGCTTCGACGAGACCGACTGCTTCGTGGTGCTCGACAACGTGCTGGTGCCCTGGGAGCGCGTCTTCATCTACCGCAACACCGAACTGTGCTTCCAGCAGTGGTGGCAGACGCCGTCCCACTCCTACGGCAACCACCAGGCGCAGGCCCGCTACGCCACCAAGCTTCGCTTCCTGCTCGGTCTTGCCAAGCGCATGAACGAGGCGACCGGCAACGATGCCGCGCCGCCGGTGCAGGTCGAGATGGGCGAGTTGGCTGCCTATGCCTCGATCGTCGAGAACATGCTGCTCTCGCACGAGACGGTTGCGCCGATCGATGCCGACGGCATCCTGTGGCCGTCAAAGCCGGCGCTCTATGCCGTCATGGCGCTGCAGTCCCAGATCAACCCGCACATGATCGACATCGTGCGTGAGCTGACCGGAGCCGGCATGATCACGCTGCCGTCCTCGGTACGCGACTTCGAGAATCCGGAGTCGGCCAAAGACATCGAGCGCTACTTCGTCTCCGGCAAGATGGGCGCACGCGAGCGCGTCCGTTTGATGCGGCTCGCCTGGGATTTCATCGGCACCGAATTCGGCAACCGCCATCAGCAATACGAGAAGTTCTATGGCGGTGCATCCTACCTCGTGAAGACCAACATGTACCGCGCCTACGACTTCGCGCGAGCCGGCGGCCTTGTCGACGCCGCGCTCAACCTGCCGCCGGTTGCCTCCTGA
- a CDS encoding MFS transporter: MTTDLGISGAAAAAAGASAKAEATVSPLRWIIALILFLAVLSAFFDRISVAVLFTNKEFQDALGTGFNPTLLGLLMTAFVFAYGCSGVLLSFVGDLFGLRRSLAIGTAFWGIFMTAMAGAGSFTQMLSMRILLGVAEGPQFSITNSLIKRWFPPREQARANSIWMIGSPLGSALGFPLMIFLETHYGWRAAFLFLALLNIVIILPLVLFFLRDNPPGAVAQPAPVAQPSYLSQVGLYCRDWRFWMLVIFNSAALVYLWGLNSWLPTYLIKVRGFDPRQTSLFSFLPFFLMFLGEVIAAALSDRIGRRAIVCLIGLFGAGATMYLVSIVPDAQTAAILIAVSAFFWGSALPPLFALSLQILPPRAVASGVGMFNGIGNIIGALSPVVMGGLIAETGSFNAGLMVLVGAATLGSLAMVPLVRRF; the protein is encoded by the coding sequence ATGACTACGGACCTAGGGATTAGCGGCGCCGCCGCTGCGGCAGCCGGCGCTTCCGCAAAGGCCGAGGCAACGGTGTCACCGCTGCGCTGGATCATCGCACTCATTCTGTTTCTCGCGGTGCTGTCGGCGTTCTTCGATCGCATCAGCGTCGCGGTGCTGTTCACCAACAAGGAATTCCAGGACGCGCTCGGCACCGGATTCAACCCGACCCTGCTCGGCCTCCTGATGACCGCCTTCGTGTTCGCCTATGGCTGTTCGGGCGTGCTGTTGTCATTCGTCGGCGACCTGTTCGGGCTCCGTCGTTCGCTCGCGATCGGCACGGCGTTCTGGGGTATCTTCATGACGGCGATGGCGGGCGCCGGATCGTTCACCCAGATGCTGTCGATGCGTATCCTGCTTGGGGTTGCCGAGGGACCGCAGTTTTCGATCACCAATTCGCTGATCAAGCGCTGGTTTCCGCCGCGCGAGCAGGCGCGCGCCAACTCGATCTGGATGATCGGAAGTCCGCTCGGCTCGGCGCTGGGCTTCCCGTTGATGATCTTTCTCGAGACCCACTACGGCTGGCGCGCGGCCTTTCTGTTCCTCGCGCTGCTCAACATCGTGATCATCCTGCCGCTGGTTCTGTTCTTCCTGCGCGACAACCCGCCGGGGGCCGTTGCGCAACCGGCGCCGGTGGCGCAACCGTCGTATCTCTCCCAGGTCGGTCTTTATTGCCGCGACTGGCGCTTCTGGATGCTGGTCATCTTCAACTCGGCGGCACTGGTCTACTTGTGGGGCCTCAACAGCTGGCTGCCGACTTACCTGATCAAGGTGCGCGGCTTCGATCCGCGGCAGACGAGCCTGTTCTCCTTCCTGCCGTTCTTCTTGATGTTCCTCGGTGAGGTGATCGCCGCGGCGCTGTCGGACAGGATCGGCCGGCGCGCCATCGTTTGCTTGATCGGCCTGTTCGGGGCCGGCGCCACGATGTACCTGGTCTCGATCGTGCCGGATGCGCAGACGGCTGCAATCCTCATTGCGGTGAGCGCCTTCTTCTGGGGTTCGGCGCTGCCGCCATTGTTCGCGCTGTCGCTGCAGATCCTGCCTCCGCGCGCCGTCGCCTCGGGCGTCGGCATGTTCAACGGCATCGGCAACATCATCGGAGCGTTGTCGCCGGTGGTGATGGGCGGCCTGATCGCAGAGACCGGCTCGTTCAATGCCGGCCTGATGGTGCTGGTTGGCGCAGCGACCCTGGGGTCTCTGGCGATGGTTCCGCTGGTGCGGCGCTTCTGA
- a CDS encoding lysine--tRNA ligase, which yields MSVIDLAANPSDLRALAEQSNAWPFEQAKAIVARLKKKPKDEVLFETGYGPSGLPHIGTFGEVARTTMVRHAFRVLTEDKIKTRLLAFSDDMDGLRKVPDNVPNKELLEQYLGKPLTKVPDPFGTHPSFGAHNNARLRAFLDTFGFDYEFASSTDYYTSGKFDATLLKMLERIEKVMAIMLPSLREERAASYSPFLPICPRTGMVLYVPIANHDTKAGTISYEDPETKERVTLPVTGGHCKLQWKPDWAMRWAALGVDYEMAGKDLIDSVKLSGKICAALDGTPPEGFNYELFLDEKGQKISKSKGNGLTIDEWLRYASPESLSLFMYREPKAAKRLYFDVIPRNVDDYQQFLEGFPRQDGRQQLGNPVWHIHSGHPPKADMPVTFQLLLTLVSSSNAENAATLWGFIGRYRPGVTPETHPKLDAMVGYAINYYRDFVAPTKQFREPTDGERAALQDLRDALANLSAESTAEDIQNVVYEIGRREPFLDPVKKGKDGRPGVSLDWFNMLYQVLLGQEKGPRFGSFVAVYGVANAVAMIDGALARSA from the coding sequence ATGTCCGTCATCGACCTCGCCGCCAACCCGAGCGATTTGCGTGCGCTCGCCGAACAATCCAACGCCTGGCCGTTCGAGCAGGCGAAAGCGATCGTGGCGCGGCTGAAGAAAAAGCCGAAAGACGAAGTTCTGTTCGAAACCGGCTACGGTCCCTCGGGCCTTCCGCATATCGGCACCTTCGGCGAGGTCGCGCGCACCACCATGGTGCGCCATGCCTTTCGCGTGCTGACCGAAGACAAGATCAAGACACGGCTGCTCGCCTTCTCCGACGACATGGACGGCCTGCGCAAGGTGCCGGACAACGTGCCGAACAAGGAGTTGCTCGAACAGTATCTCGGCAAGCCGCTGACCAAGGTGCCGGACCCGTTCGGAACGCATCCGAGTTTCGGCGCGCACAACAATGCGCGGCTGCGCGCGTTCCTCGACACCTTCGGCTTCGACTACGAATTTGCCAGCTCGACCGACTACTACACGTCGGGAAAGTTCGACGCGACGCTGCTGAAGATGCTGGAGCGGATCGAGAAGGTGATGGCGATCATGCTGCCGTCTTTGCGCGAGGAGCGCGCGGCGAGCTATTCGCCGTTTTTGCCGATCTGCCCGCGCACCGGCATGGTGCTTTACGTCCCGATCGCCAACCATGACACCAAGGCCGGCACGATTTCCTATGAGGATCCCGAGACGAAGGAGCGCGTCACGCTGCCGGTCACCGGCGGCCATTGCAAATTGCAGTGGAAGCCGGACTGGGCGATGCGCTGGGCCGCGCTTGGCGTCGACTATGAAATGGCCGGCAAGGACCTGATCGATTCGGTCAAGTTGTCCGGCAAGATTTGCGCGGCGCTCGACGGCACACCGCCGGAAGGCTTCAACTACGAGCTCTTCCTGGACGAGAAGGGTCAGAAGATTTCGAAGTCGAAGGGCAACGGGCTCACCATCGACGAATGGCTGCGTTATGCCTCGCCGGAATCGCTGTCACTGTTCATGTATCGCGAGCCGAAAGCGGCGAAGCGGCTGTACTTCGACGTCATCCCGCGCAACGTCGACGACTATCAGCAGTTCCTCGAGGGTTTTCCGCGGCAGGATGGACGGCAGCAGCTCGGCAATCCGGTCTGGCATATTCATTCCGGGCACCCGCCGAAGGCCGATATGCCCGTGACGTTCCAGCTCTTGCTGACGCTGGTGTCGTCATCGAATGCGGAGAATGCCGCGACGCTGTGGGGTTTCATCGGCCGCTATCGGCCGGGCGTCACGCCGGAAACCCATCCGAAACTCGACGCAATGGTCGGTTACGCCATCAACTACTATCGCGACTTCGTGGCGCCGACCAAACAATTCCGCGAGCCGACGGACGGCGAACGCGCGGCGTTGCAGGACCTGCGCGATGCGCTGGCGAACCTATCCGCGGAGTCGACAGCGGAAGATATCCAGAACGTCGTCTACGAGATCGGCCGCCGCGAGCCGTTCCTCGATCCGGTGAAGAAGGGCAAGGACGGCCGGCCCGGCGTTTCGCTCGACTGGTTCAACATGCTCTATCAGGTGCTGCTCGGTCAGGAAAAAGGTCCGCGCTTCGGCTCGTTCGTCGCGGTCTATGGCGTCGCCAATGCGGTCGCGATGATCGACGGCGCACTGGCGCGGTCGGCCTGA
- a CDS encoding transporter substrate-binding domain-containing protein has translation MPLNQTSLVGRTPYGVRRAASACRLVFAMALALSGGAAQAQNTKQPASPPGQTAPNPATSNPSSARPVAEPGPQAVPGFWDPRRRPDRPDLSRLTVIRFLTETDYPPFNFTGPDGNPAGFNVDLARMICDEIKVTCTVQMRRFETLLDAISSNRGDAIIASLAVTPQLRARLDFSDPYYRVPARFVSRKDSVMREIKPEFLEGRKVGVIAGTSHEAYLKAMFTDAELHAYPNDEALRIALRRGEVDFVFGDAISLAFWINGTDSGDCCAFSGGPFVESRYFGEGIGIAVRKGNDLLRQALNWALFRLWEKGRYTDLWLRYFSVSPF, from the coding sequence ATGCCTCTGAACCAGACCAGTCTTGTTGGACGAACGCCATATGGCGTCAGGCGGGCCGCCTCGGCCTGCCGGCTGGTCTTCGCCATGGCGCTCGCGCTTTCGGGCGGTGCCGCGCAGGCCCAAAACACCAAGCAGCCGGCATCGCCGCCCGGCCAAACCGCGCCAAATCCGGCCACCTCGAATCCCTCTTCGGCGAGGCCGGTTGCCGAGCCCGGCCCGCAAGCCGTGCCCGGCTTCTGGGACCCGCGGCGGCGGCCGGACCGGCCGGACTTGTCGCGCCTGACCGTGATCCGGTTTTTGACCGAGACCGACTACCCGCCGTTCAATTTTACCGGGCCCGACGGCAACCCCGCAGGCTTCAACGTCGATCTGGCGCGGATGATCTGTGACGAAATCAAGGTGACCTGTACCGTCCAGATGCGTCGCTTCGAGACGCTGCTCGATGCGATCTCCTCAAACCGGGGCGACGCGATCATCGCTTCGCTGGCGGTGACGCCGCAATTGCGCGCGCGGCTCGATTTCAGCGATCCTTACTATCGCGTGCCCGCGCGCTTCGTGTCGCGCAAGGATTCGGTGATGCGGGAGATCAAGCCTGAATTTCTGGAAGGTAGGAAGGTCGGCGTGATCGCGGGCACCTCGCACGAGGCCTATCTGAAGGCGATGTTCACCGACGCCGAGCTGCACGCTTATCCGAATGATGAAGCGTTGCGCATCGCGTTGCGGCGCGGCGAGGTCGATTTCGTCTTCGGCGATGCGATCTCGCTCGCGTTCTGGATCAACGGCACGGATTCGGGTGACTGCTGCGCGTTCTCGGGCGGACCTTTCGTCGAAAGCCGCTATTTCGGCGAAGGCATCGGCATCGCGGTGCGCAAGGGCAACGACCTGCTGCGTCAGGCGCTGAACTGGGCGCTGTTCCGGCTTTGGGAAAAGGGCCGCTATACCGACCTGTGGCTGCGCTATTTTTCCGTCAGTCCATTCTAG
- a CDS encoding SCO family protein — MDRTARPLVVIGAFSASLVVGLVLMLWVMGGLRHATAPAAIGGPFQLTDQAGQTVTEKSMQGRPSLIFFGFTHCPDVCPTTLFEISEVLKAMGKDADRVNAYYISVDPERDTQAAMKEYLSSFDPRLQGLTGNAAEIAKVLSEYRVYAKKVPLKDGDYTMDHTALVYLMDRDGKFVSPFNINRKPEDAASDLKRYL, encoded by the coding sequence ATGGACCGGACCGCCCGCCCGCTGGTCGTCATTGGAGCGTTTTCGGCAAGCCTCGTCGTAGGCCTCGTGCTGATGTTGTGGGTGATGGGCGGCCTGCGCCACGCCACGGCCCCGGCTGCCATCGGCGGCCCGTTCCAGCTCACCGACCAGGCCGGCCAGACCGTGACCGAGAAATCCATGCAGGGTCGCCCCTCGCTGATTTTCTTCGGCTTCACGCACTGCCCGGACGTCTGCCCCACGACACTGTTCGAGATTTCCGAAGTGCTGAAGGCGATGGGCAAGGACGCCGATCGCGTCAATGCCTATTACATCTCGGTCGACCCCGAACGGGACACCCAGGCCGCGATGAAGGAATATCTCTCGAGCTTCGATCCGCGCCTGCAAGGCCTCACCGGCAACGCGGCAGAGATCGCGAAGGTGCTTTCGGAATACCGCGTCTATGCCAAGAAGGTCCCGCTCAAGGACGGCGACTACACCATGGACCACACGGCGCTGGTCTACTTGATGGACCGCGACGGCAAGTTCGTCTCGCCGTTCAATATCAACCGAAAGCCCGAGGACGCAGCTTCAGACCTGAAGCGCTATCTCTGA